Within the Clostridium scatologenes genome, the region GATATTAATATAGATTCTAATGGTGTTATATCTGTGGATAGTGGAATTACAGCAAATAAGATATTAAAACTTCCTACTGGATTAGCAAGTGGAGATATACTTTATGTAAATGGTAGTGGACAATTAGTAAGATTACCCAAAGGCACTGATACGCAAGCACTTATATTAAGTGGTGGATTACCTGTTTGGGGAAGTGCTGGAGCAAAATGTGTTAATGGAAGTTATAACGGGGATGGAACTAATAATAGAAATATAAGTGTAGGCTTTAGACCTAAACTTTTAATTTTAATTCTAGGTCAGGTAGGATGGGCAATAAATAATGATTATTCAAATTATGCAATTGTGTTCACTAGTAGTAATATTACTTATGATACTAAAGGGCAATATGGATTAGCTGTATATTTTTCTAGTGATGGTTTTACAGTTAATAATGTATATAGCAATAATACTTCGGGTACAAACTATCAATATATAGCTATGGGTTAGGAGGTATAAAATGTTTGTTAAAATAGATAAAGTTACTAATAAGATAATACAAACTATAGATAAAAACTATGGAATACAGGTCAATGAAAATGAATTACTACAAGAAATAACGGATGAAACTTTAATAAATAAAATCAATTCTGCATATGAATATACTCTAATATTCAATGATACTAAAGATAGTATTATAGATATAAATATAACCAAGACTATAGAACAGCACCAACAAGATCAGTTAAGTAATATAGATAATATTAAGCAACAAAAAATAAATGAAATAAATTCAGCATGCCAAAATGCTATAATTAATACTTTTCAATCTAACGCATATGATGGAACAATTATAGAAGATTATGCATGTGAACTTACAGATCAAAGTAGAATAAATGGGCTTGTAACTATAGCACAATTAAGATTAGCAAATTTAACCACAGAACCTATAAACTACTATAAGAATAAAGAAGCTATTAAATGTACAGAATGGCAACCTAAAAATATGTTGAATCTAGGATTAGATTTAAAAAGGCATATAGAAAAAAATACTAATCATTATGAAGATTTAAAAATATATATTAATAGTTTAAATTCTGTAGAGGAGGTTCAAAAAGTAACATGGGATACAGTAATTCCAACACAAACTACTTAAAAAAGGACTTGCTTTTAATTTTTATAATGGGTGCTCTTTATATGGTACTAGAGGGATTTTGGCGTGGCTGGACACATATAAGTATGTTAATAGTTGGCGGACTAGCTGCTTTCTTTATAGGTAAGTTGAATGAACATCCAACTTTCTATGATCGTAAAATGTGGCAAGAGTGTGTTATGGGTACTTTAATAATCTTAATGTTAGAGTTTACAAGTGGTATAATACTTAATGTATGGTTAGGATTAGGTATATGGGATTATTCCACAGAACCTTTTAATCTGCTCGGACAGGTTTGTTTACCTTATGC harbors:
- a CDS encoding putative ABC transporter permease; the protein is MGYSNSNTNYLKKDLLLIFIMGALYMVLEGFWRGWTHISMLIVGGLAAFFIGKLNEHPTFYDRKMWQECVMGTLIILMLEFTSGIILNVWLGLGIWDYSTEPFNLLGQVCLPYALLWFLLVPACVYVDDYLRYRLFGEKKPYGLLKNYKDLFTLQ